The Pseudomonas sp. Marseille-Q3773 DNA window AGGGCCGCTTCGCGGCCCGCGTCGACAGCCACCGTGAGGATGAACTGGGGCGCCTGGCGTATGCGGCCAATACCTTGCGCGACTTCCTCGCCGATACCGTCGGCCGCCTGCAGGACAACGCCCAGGAGCTGGAAGGGGCCAGCGGCCAGTTGCGCAGCATCGCCGGCGACATGGCCCGTGGCACCCACGATCAGTTCCAGCGCACCGATCAGGTGGCCACGGCCATGCATGAAATGTCTGCCACTGCCCAGGAGGTCGCGCGCCACGCAGCCGAGGCGGCCCGCGCAGCGGACGACGCCGACCACAGTGCACAAGCGGGCGAGCAGGTAATGCAGCAGACCATCGACATCATTGGCGTGGTCAACCGCGAAATTGCTGGCACTGCGGCGGTGATTCGCGACCTGGAGCATGACAGCACACGCATTGGCAAAGTGCTTGAAGTGATCCGTGGCATAGCTGAACAGACCAACCTGCTGGCGCTCAACGCCGCCATCGAGGCGGCCCGCGCCGGTGAAGCCGGCCGGGGTTTTGCCGTGGTCGCCGATGAGGTGCGCAGCCTGGCCCAGCGCACAGCGGCGTCGATCGCCGAGATCCAGCAGATCATCGAAGCGGTACAGTCCGGGGCGGTGGAAGCGGTCAAGGCCATCGAGAGCGGCCAGCAGCGCAGCGAGGAGGGCGCCGAACAGGTACAGCAGGCAGGCCAGACGTTGCAGCGCATCACCCTGGCAGTGGAGGCCATCCGTGACATGAACCGGCAGATCGCCACGGCGGCCGAAGAGCAGACCAGCGTGGCCGAAGACATTTCGCGCAACCTGGTCGAGATCACCCGCATTGCCACGGCCAACCAGGAGGCGGTGCAGCATACCGAACAGGCCGGGCAGCGCCTGCATGGCCTGTCTGGGCAACTGGGTGAAGTCACCTCGCGCCTCACTGCCTGACGTTACAGCCTTGATGCGGTCTTTGCGCAAGCGGGGACCGGTTCTCGGACACAACAAAAAGCCCGCACAATGGCGGGCTTTCTGATCAGGATTTGGTCGGAGAGACAGGATTCGAACCTGCGGCCTTCTCGTCCCGAACGAGACGCGCTACCTGGCTGCGCTACACTCCGATGAAAGAAATCCTACTGCATCCGGTTTTTGCACGCAACCCCTTGTTGTTAAAAGGGCGTTGGCAAAAATGCGAGCTGCAATCAGAGCTCTTTCACAGTGCGGATCTGGTCTTTGTTGAGGCGTGT harbors:
- a CDS encoding methyl-accepting chemotaxis protein, translating into MLRKSLRVQILSLLGGSLLAMLLIALVCFQFLSSSVRGYAELVDGPLQASQLIDEANLQFKIQVQEWKNVLLRGRQPADMDKYWQQFQAREQQVQRLLGQLIENSDARLKAPLQQLRDSHRQLGQAYAQGRQAFLAAGGDPVAGDQAVKGGDRAASEQMSELVEQLRADARERASRLSASAERTVWLGLLVMLASAGLVGLLSLWLVNRSLIEPIRLLIEYVAQLSQGRFAARVDSHREDELGRLAYAANTLRDFLADTVGRLQDNAQELEGASGQLRSIAGDMARGTHDQFQRTDQVATAMHEMSATAQEVARHAAEAARAADDADHSAQAGEQVMQQTIDIIGVVNREIAGTAAVIRDLEHDSTRIGKVLEVIRGIAEQTNLLALNAAIEAARAGEAGRGFAVVADEVRSLAQRTAASIAEIQQIIEAVQSGAVEAVKAIESGQQRSEEGAEQVQQAGQTLQRITLAVEAIRDMNRQIATAAEEQTSVAEDISRNLVEITRIATANQEAVQHTEQAGQRLHGLSGQLGEVTSRLTA